Proteins encoded by one window of Kribbella flavida DSM 17836:
- a CDS encoding MFS transporter produces MTTDRRPQDQPLDERAPAQVDAAGRAGALQRRTLQVLVISNVVGGVAVASGFAVAGLLAENISGSTSMSGLVATSTTLGAAVLAVPLAGLARRRGRRVSLATGYLIAVTGAVLSIVAAQVDSLALLLIAGCLFGSGSAANLQSRYAATDAADPRYVARSLSVVVWATTIGVVVGPNLTGLGGSAGAAVGVLPLAGPYLFSVVAFALSLATVWFGLRRLQLSTPRTKVERQPLATTFRRVMAIPHARLGLLAIASAHSVMVGVMSMTAVHLRHHGASLTVVGFVISGHVAGMYALSPVMGWLADRLGRIPTIGVGLAVLAVAMAVAALAPDEAHSLTALSLVLLGIGWSACLVAGSTLLSYSVPADIRTSAQGLSDLTMGALASIAGTAAGPILAHLGFHWLAVLCALLLVPVAVMAALTPQLASSNKIDSA; encoded by the coding sequence GTGACCACCGATCGAAGACCCCAGGACCAGCCGCTCGACGAACGGGCGCCCGCGCAGGTGGACGCCGCCGGGCGAGCCGGGGCTCTGCAGCGGAGAACTCTGCAGGTGCTGGTGATCAGCAACGTCGTCGGCGGCGTCGCGGTGGCGAGCGGGTTCGCCGTGGCGGGCCTGCTGGCGGAGAACATCTCCGGCTCCACGTCGATGTCCGGGCTGGTCGCCACCTCGACCACCCTGGGCGCGGCGGTTCTCGCCGTACCGCTGGCCGGGCTCGCGCGCCGGCGCGGGCGACGGGTCTCACTCGCGACGGGGTACCTGATCGCGGTGACCGGCGCGGTGCTCAGCATCGTCGCGGCGCAGGTCGACTCGCTGGCCCTGCTCCTCATCGCGGGATGCCTGTTCGGCAGCGGCTCGGCCGCCAACCTGCAGTCCCGGTACGCCGCGACGGACGCCGCGGACCCGCGGTACGTCGCTCGCTCGTTGTCGGTGGTGGTCTGGGCGACGACCATCGGCGTCGTGGTCGGGCCGAACCTCACCGGACTCGGCGGCTCCGCCGGTGCGGCGGTCGGCGTGCTGCCGCTCGCCGGGCCGTACCTGTTCTCGGTCGTCGCGTTCGCGCTCAGCCTGGCGACGGTCTGGTTCGGCCTGCGCCGGCTGCAGCTGTCGACGCCGCGGACGAAGGTGGAGCGGCAACCGCTCGCGACGACGTTCCGCCGGGTGATGGCGATTCCCCACGCGCGGCTCGGTCTGCTGGCGATCGCGTCCGCGCACTCGGTGATGGTCGGCGTGATGTCGATGACCGCCGTGCACCTGCGCCACCACGGCGCTTCACTGACGGTGGTCGGGTTCGTGATCAGCGGCCACGTCGCCGGCATGTACGCGCTGTCGCCGGTGATGGGCTGGCTGGCCGACCGGCTCGGCCGGATTCCCACGATCGGCGTCGGCCTGGCAGTCCTGGCTGTCGCGATGGCGGTCGCCGCGCTGGCCCCGGACGAGGCGCACAGCCTGACCGCGCTCTCCCTGGTCCTGCTCGGCATCGGCTGGTCGGCCTGTCTGGTGGCCGGATCCACGCTGCTGTCCTACTCGGTGCCCGCCGACATCCGCACCTCCGCTCAGGGCCTGTCCGACCTCACCATGGGCGCGCTGGCGTCCATCGCGGGCACCGCCGCGGGCCCGATCCTGGCGCACCTGGGCTTCCACTGGCTCGCCGTGCTGTGCGCGCTGCTGCTGGTGCCGGTCGCGGTGATGGCCGCACTCACCCCTCAGCTTGCCTCAAGCAACAAAATTGACAGTGCGTGA
- a CDS encoding GNAT family N-acetyltransferase, producing the protein MQKTEYAGRDGLQDMQELVQRTWSPASRFHIGDLAWELNATLHRQDSWRTAVWRDAGEIVAWGWLAEPGYLLPVVDPARPELAEVVVQWFRATADGSELASSVLDTEAHLIAALEAAGFRRDEDAPFFTHHWTLLDALDEPVVPEGFALRHVRRDEVAKRAAGHRAAWSDWGPSKVTDEAFAAVMAAWPYRPELDWVVENEAGEFVATALIWLDEQSGVGLVEPVGCAPAYRRRGLARAVDLAALHALREAGGTRALVCPRGDDGYPQARALYQDIGFRPGSRTVNFVA; encoded by the coding sequence GTGCAGAAGACCGAGTACGCCGGCCGCGACGGCCTCCAGGACATGCAGGAGCTCGTCCAGCGGACCTGGAGCCCGGCCTCGCGCTTCCACATCGGGGACCTGGCCTGGGAGCTGAATGCAACGCTCCACCGGCAGGACAGCTGGCGTACGGCGGTCTGGCGGGACGCGGGAGAGATCGTCGCCTGGGGGTGGCTCGCGGAGCCGGGTTATCTCTTGCCGGTGGTTGATCCGGCCCGGCCGGAGCTGGCTGAGGTGGTTGTGCAGTGGTTCCGGGCCACGGCTGACGGGTCGGAACTGGCTTCCAGTGTGTTGGACACCGAGGCACACCTGATCGCGGCTTTGGAGGCGGCTGGGTTCCGCCGGGACGAGGACGCGCCGTTCTTCACGCACCACTGGACTTTGCTGGATGCGCTGGACGAACCTGTCGTGCCGGAAGGCTTCGCCCTGCGCCATGTGCGACGGGACGAGGTAGCGAAGCGCGCCGCCGGGCATCGCGCCGCCTGGTCCGACTGGGGCCCATCGAAAGTCACCGATGAGGCCTTCGCCGCGGTGATGGCCGCCTGGCCCTACCGGCCGGAGCTGGACTGGGTGGTGGAGAACGAAGCCGGGGAGTTCGTCGCGACAGCGCTCATCTGGCTGGACGAGCAGAGCGGTGTCGGTCTGGTCGAGCCCGTCGGCTGCGCTCCGGCGTACCGGCGGCGCGGGCTGGCCCGGGCGGTCGACCTGGCTGCGCTGCATGCGTTGCGGGAGGCGGGTGGGACCAGGGCGCTGGTCTGCCCGCGCGGGGATGACGGCTATCCGCAAGCACGGGCGCTCTACCAGGACATCGGGTTCCGGCCCGGCTCACGCACTGTCAATTTTGTTGCTTGA
- a CDS encoding winged helix-turn-helix transcriptional regulator: MAHQTVGLLQPCEALDAELPPACPVDVALDALRGRWTALIIGEFRHGDRSFTQLREGLPRLSDKVLTDRLQQLTTSGVLERTRQRGWPPRVSYALTPRGRALVPALRALWEWGSQQ, from the coding sequence GTGGCTCACCAAACGGTTGGTCTCCTGCAGCCCTGCGAGGCGCTGGACGCCGAGCTTCCGCCCGCCTGCCCTGTCGACGTCGCGCTGGACGCGCTGCGTGGCCGCTGGACGGCCCTGATCATCGGCGAGTTCCGGCACGGCGACCGGAGCTTCACGCAGCTGCGCGAAGGTCTGCCGCGGTTGTCCGACAAAGTCCTCACCGACCGGCTGCAGCAGCTGACCACCAGTGGAGTGCTCGAGCGCACCCGGCAGCGCGGCTGGCCGCCCCGGGTGTCCTACGCCCTCACCCCGCGCGGCCGAGCGCTCGTGCCGGCACTGCGGGCGCTGTGGGAATGGGGCTCCCAGCAATAA
- a CDS encoding MBL fold metallo-hydrolase gives MRIHSLNCGTMTSGGPGEPPAVCHCLLIETDADGLVLVDTGLGTVNIADPVGSLGEDFIGWAAPVLRSEETAVHQIEQLGFVASDVRHIVVTHLHRDHCGGLPDFPHAAVHLHQAEHDIATPGGGIYLNAAYAHGPQWVTYAGSGGDEWMGFAGVRELVGLPPEILMVPLLGHTPGHVGVAVEGDDGWLLHAGDAYFHRNELRADGQWPETWDLLQARAETDRTSRLENRDRLREAVLRSDGPLVFSAHDPVEYAGRAGA, from the coding sequence ATGCGAATCCACTCGCTGAACTGCGGCACGATGACGTCCGGCGGACCGGGTGAGCCACCCGCCGTCTGCCACTGCCTGCTGATCGAGACCGACGCCGACGGATTGGTCCTCGTCGACACCGGACTGGGCACAGTGAACATCGCGGACCCGGTCGGCTCGCTCGGCGAGGACTTCATCGGATGGGCGGCGCCGGTGCTGCGGTCCGAGGAGACAGCGGTTCACCAGATCGAGCAGCTGGGGTTCGTGGCGTCCGACGTACGGCACATCGTCGTGACGCACCTGCATCGCGACCACTGTGGTGGGCTGCCGGACTTCCCCCACGCAGCTGTCCACCTGCACCAAGCCGAGCACGACATCGCCACGCCTGGCGGCGGCATCTACCTGAACGCCGCCTACGCGCACGGCCCTCAATGGGTCACGTACGCCGGCTCGGGCGGTGACGAGTGGATGGGCTTTGCCGGAGTGCGTGAGCTGGTCGGGTTGCCGCCGGAGATCCTGATGGTGCCGCTACTCGGGCACACGCCGGGTCATGTCGGTGTAGCGGTCGAGGGTGACGACGGCTGGTTGCTGCACGCCGGTGACGCGTACTTCCACCGGAACGAGCTACGAGCCGACGGTCAGTGGCCAGAGACCTGGGACCTGCTGCAGGCACGAGCTGAGACGGACCGTACGTCGCGCCTGGAGAACCGGGACCGGCTCCGGGAGGCGGTACTGCGCTCCGACGGCCCGCTGGTGTTCTCGGCGCACGACCCGGTCGAGTACGCGGGGCGTGCCGGCGCTTGA
- a CDS encoding class I SAM-dependent methyltransferase, with the protein MSIADGGIPSPNIWHHPQTYEIENRAVDPDGVIEPAMRAIRDWAGATVLDLGCGTGFHLPLFAATAARVIGVEPHGTLAEAARRRTRGLANVEVRQGTAQQVPLPDASVDVMHARWAYFFGPGCEPGLAELDRVMRRGGTAFVIDNDAGRSTFGRWFAEAYPMIKAPAVERFWTSRGWQRTELDMGWRFESRADFEAVVRIEFKPEAAERIIATHPGTEVDYAVNLWSRTY; encoded by the coding sequence GTGAGCATCGCCGACGGTGGGATTCCCAGCCCGAACATCTGGCACCACCCGCAGACCTACGAGATCGAGAACCGGGCCGTCGACCCGGACGGGGTGATCGAGCCGGCAATGCGGGCGATCCGGGACTGGGCCGGGGCGACCGTGCTGGATCTGGGCTGCGGCACCGGGTTCCACCTGCCGCTGTTCGCGGCGACGGCGGCCCGGGTGATCGGGGTGGAGCCGCACGGCACGCTGGCCGAGGCGGCGCGGCGGCGGACCCGGGGACTGGCGAACGTCGAGGTGCGGCAGGGCACAGCGCAGCAGGTGCCGCTGCCGGACGCGTCGGTCGACGTGATGCACGCGCGCTGGGCGTACTTCTTCGGGCCCGGCTGCGAACCGGGCCTGGCCGAGCTCGACCGGGTGATGCGGCGCGGCGGTACGGCGTTCGTGATCGACAACGACGCCGGCCGGTCCACCTTCGGCCGCTGGTTCGCCGAGGCGTACCCGATGATCAAGGCGCCCGCAGTGGAACGGTTCTGGACCTCCCGCGGCTGGCAGCGCACCGAGCTGGACATGGGCTGGCGGTTCGAGAGCCGGGCCGACTTCGAGGCGGTGGTGCGGATCGAGTTCAAGCCCGAGGCCGCCGAGCGCATCATCGCGACGCATCCGGGCACCGAGGTCGACTACGCGGTCAACCTGTGGAGCCGCACCTACTAG
- a CDS encoding ABC transporter substrate-binding protein — protein MISRRVVLAAAAATAVSGCTPDVLGLSRSVRVAVSWGGPELRAFHRVLDGLGKLEYPVEVVPLGDDISTAFGARSARRPDIVMLPRPGLVPLHRDNLEPMPAELAERGRARLWDELLTRDGTTYGLPFKTAHKSAVWYRPSVFRAAGVEPPKLWSEWLAVNRSLSAGGIRPLALAAGDGWVLTDFLENVLLGTAPAAYRALAVSDQPRPSQLPEFGDALRLLATAWAAPGTLAGGVERSLVQQFPDAVVEVFGHRRAAMVLASDFAEPVIRGFATDPSDVGLFTFPPFRPGTAAPVVVGGDVMVVPRPATDDAWDLVRRLAAPAAVDPWIATGGFIADGRTTGYSPELTRLAEQLVTPGAALQFDLSDRLGSLGDINGVWRVLTDLLIRVGNRGSELVPDAVRSALDELAKVES, from the coding sequence GTGATCAGCCGACGAGTGGTCCTCGCCGCAGCCGCCGCCACCGCCGTGTCCGGCTGTACTCCGGACGTTCTCGGTCTGAGCCGGAGCGTGCGGGTGGCAGTGAGCTGGGGCGGTCCGGAGCTGCGGGCCTTCCACCGGGTGCTGGACGGACTCGGCAAGCTGGAGTACCCGGTCGAGGTGGTTCCGCTCGGCGACGACATCTCCACCGCGTTCGGCGCCCGCTCGGCTCGTCGCCCGGACATCGTGATGCTGCCGCGGCCGGGCCTGGTTCCTCTGCACCGCGACAACCTGGAGCCGATGCCGGCCGAGTTGGCCGAGCGCGGCCGGGCCCGGCTCTGGGACGAGCTGCTGACCCGTGACGGTACGACGTACGGGCTGCCGTTCAAGACGGCGCACAAGTCGGCGGTCTGGTACCGGCCGTCGGTGTTCCGCGCGGCTGGGGTGGAGCCACCGAAGCTCTGGTCCGAGTGGCTCGCCGTGAACCGGTCACTGTCCGCCGGTGGAATCCGGCCGCTGGCCCTGGCCGCCGGCGACGGCTGGGTGCTCACCGACTTCCTGGAGAACGTCCTGCTCGGTACGGCGCCGGCGGCGTACCGGGCGCTGGCGGTGTCCGACCAGCCGCGGCCGTCCCAGCTGCCGGAGTTCGGCGACGCGCTGCGCCTGCTGGCAACGGCCTGGGCTGCACCGGGCACGCTGGCCGGTGGGGTCGAGCGGTCGTTGGTGCAGCAGTTCCCCGATGCCGTCGTCGAGGTGTTCGGGCATCGCCGGGCCGCGATGGTGCTCGCGTCGGACTTCGCCGAGCCGGTGATCCGCGGCTTCGCCACGGACCCGTCGGACGTCGGGCTGTTCACGTTCCCGCCGTTCCGGCCGGGCACCGCCGCTCCGGTGGTGGTCGGTGGCGACGTGATGGTCGTACCGCGGCCGGCGACCGACGACGCGTGGGACCTGGTCCGGCGCCTCGCTGCGCCCGCGGCGGTGGACCCGTGGATCGCGACCGGCGGCTTCATCGCCGACGGACGCACCACCGGCTACTCCCCCGAGCTCACCCGGCTGGCGGAGCAGCTGGTCACCCCGGGAGCCGCCCTGCAGTTCGACCTGTCCGACCGGCTCGGCTCGCTGGGCGACATCAACGGCGTGTGGCGCGTGCTGACCGACCTGCTGATCCGGGTCGGCAACCGCGGTAGCGAACTGGTGCCGGACGCCGTACGGTCGGCGCTGGACGAGCTGGCGAAGGTGGAGAGCTGA
- a CDS encoding ABC transporter permease subunit, translating into MGLRSNGLSLEIAGRPIVGRPVPGKPRRPAGPYLLGLPALLLSSLLLIPVALTVVAAFRLPDGSFGLDNFAVMGDPAALHAVRNSLAWVAVALALVVVGFLLAVVSYRLPALSSFLQPALVIPFAVSVLASGATFRLIFDPAPERGTVTAVWTSLFGSSPVWLGPGLFWLVLVSAFGWTWLGYVVSLFRAGLDAIPDDVSRTIAAEGVTGWRRWRVLELPLLRPITGVVTLTLVIAAVRVFDLVLIVVPGPMQRDAEVLGLNWWRATSAGDDPGRTAALGVVLFAIVAAVAVIGVRGLRRRRWAMPATVVPADPSLRRPKPSKRVRRIGWTAGFAVSLFWILPAVMLVATALHSPGEAGLRGWWSLRGLGFESFTAAANVGLMRALLSTVLISSIATGVLLVIAVPTAYLVAWGGLPTWLGRVVTSGFVVLAVTPVQMYAAPLREAIDAAGLTGSRIALALVHAAAGLPFAVLLLRSAFASAPPVLVAEALQGPARQRAVLATVQRTYRPALVAVAVLEFVLVWNDFIVGFLISGAGTTPLSLVLWGEARQFSTSGGTVAAAALVASVVPAVLMLSFWRTVVRGLTVGGRP; encoded by the coding sequence ATGGGCCTGCGCAGCAACGGCTTGTCGCTCGAGATCGCGGGCCGTCCGATCGTCGGGCGACCGGTGCCCGGCAAGCCGCGCCGCCCGGCCGGCCCTTACCTGCTGGGCCTGCCCGCACTGCTGCTCAGCAGCCTCTTGCTGATTCCGGTCGCGCTGACCGTGGTCGCCGCGTTCCGGCTGCCGGACGGGTCGTTCGGACTGGACAACTTCGCGGTGATGGGCGACCCGGCCGCGTTGCATGCCGTACGCAACAGCCTGGCCTGGGTGGCCGTCGCCCTGGCGCTGGTCGTCGTCGGCTTCCTGCTGGCCGTGGTGAGCTACCGCCTGCCCGCCCTGTCGTCGTTTCTGCAACCAGCGTTGGTGATTCCGTTCGCGGTGTCGGTGCTGGCCTCCGGTGCCACCTTCCGGCTGATCTTCGACCCGGCACCCGAGCGGGGCACGGTCACCGCGGTCTGGACGTCGCTGTTCGGCTCGAGTCCGGTCTGGCTCGGTCCAGGGCTCTTCTGGCTGGTCCTGGTGTCGGCCTTCGGCTGGACCTGGCTCGGGTACGTCGTGTCGCTGTTCCGGGCCGGCCTGGACGCGATCCCCGACGACGTGAGCCGCACCATCGCGGCCGAGGGGGTGACCGGCTGGCGCCGGTGGCGGGTGCTCGAGCTGCCCCTGCTCCGGCCGATCACTGGTGTCGTCACGCTGACCCTGGTGATCGCCGCGGTCCGCGTGTTCGACCTGGTGCTGATCGTTGTGCCCGGCCCGATGCAGCGCGACGCGGAGGTGCTCGGCCTGAACTGGTGGCGCGCGACCAGCGCCGGCGACGATCCCGGCCGGACGGCGGCACTCGGCGTCGTCCTGTTCGCCATCGTCGCCGCGGTCGCGGTGATCGGCGTCCGGGGCCTGCGGCGACGACGCTGGGCGATGCCGGCCACCGTCGTACCGGCTGATCCGTCGCTGCGCAGACCCAAGCCCAGCAAGAGAGTCCGGCGAATCGGATGGACCGCCGGCTTCGCCGTCAGCCTGTTCTGGATCCTGCCGGCCGTGATGCTGGTCGCCACCGCGCTGCACTCCCCCGGCGAAGCCGGACTGCGCGGCTGGTGGTCCCTGCGTGGACTGGGCTTCGAGTCCTTCACCGCGGCTGCCAACGTGGGGCTGATGCGTGCACTGCTGTCGACAGTGCTGATCTCCTCGATCGCCACGGGCGTCCTGCTCGTGATCGCCGTACCCACGGCGTACCTGGTCGCCTGGGGTGGACTGCCGACCTGGCTGGGCCGCGTGGTCACGTCCGGGTTCGTCGTGCTCGCGGTGACGCCGGTGCAGATGTACGCCGCTCCGCTGCGCGAGGCGATCGATGCCGCGGGACTCACCGGCTCGCGGATCGCCTTGGCTCTGGTGCATGCCGCCGCTGGTCTGCCGTTCGCTGTGCTGTTGCTGCGCTCGGCGTTCGCATCGGCTCCCCCAGTGCTGGTGGCCGAAGCCCTGCAAGGTCCCGCGCGGCAGAGGGCCGTACTGGCGACTGTGCAGCGGACCTATCGGCCCGCGCTGGTGGCGGTGGCCGTGCTGGAGTTCGTGCTGGTGTGGAACGACTTCATCGTCGGCTTCCTGATCAGCGGAGCCGGTACGACGCCGCTGTCGCTCGTGCTGTGGGGCGAGGCGCGGCAGTTCTCCACCTCGGGTGGAACGGTCGCGGCGGCAGCCCTGGTTGCCTCTGTGGTGCCGGCGGTCCTGATGCTGTCCTTCTGGCGCACGGTTGTCCGCGGACTGACGGTCGGGGGCAGGCCATGA
- the radA gene encoding DNA repair protein RadA, whose product MVKAAAQTRSKAGKSPFQCSECGWTAARWVGRCGECQAWGTVAEAGAPKSARITAGPVSSPAMPIAQVSAIEAESRATGIGELDRVLGGGVVPGAVILLAGEPGVGKSTLLLEVAAQSARNGHRTLYVSGEESAAQVRLRAGRTDALVDELYLAAETDLSAVVGQVDVVEPAFLVIDSVQTMAHPEVDGAPGGVTQVREVTGALVRLAKERNIAVVLVGHVTKDGAIAGPRMLEHLVDVVLAFDGDRHSGFRMVRATKNRFGPSDEVGCFDMVDTGIVEVSDPTGLFVSEHSEPVAGTCVTVMMEGRRPLLAEVQALVGPSAAPQPRRTTSGLESSRVAMVLAVLGNRAGLKLTDQEVYVATVGGVKITEPVADLAVAIAVASSVTDKPIHPGLIAIGEVGLAGEVRRVGGLEKRLAEAARLGFTKAIVPADVPNRSKDLKPLDMQAKYGLRIFAAGDIRAAMHAAGIL is encoded by the coding sequence ATGGTGAAGGCGGCGGCGCAGACCCGGTCGAAGGCGGGCAAGTCCCCGTTCCAGTGCTCGGAGTGCGGCTGGACGGCGGCCCGCTGGGTCGGCCGGTGCGGCGAGTGCCAGGCGTGGGGCACGGTCGCCGAGGCCGGCGCGCCGAAGTCCGCGCGGATCACGGCCGGGCCGGTCTCCTCGCCGGCGATGCCGATCGCCCAGGTGTCCGCGATCGAGGCCGAGTCCCGGGCGACCGGCATCGGTGAGCTCGACCGGGTGCTCGGCGGCGGTGTGGTGCCGGGCGCGGTGATCCTGCTGGCCGGCGAGCCCGGCGTCGGCAAGTCGACGCTGCTGCTGGAGGTCGCCGCCCAGTCCGCGCGCAACGGCCACCGCACGCTCTACGTCTCCGGTGAGGAGTCGGCGGCCCAGGTCCGGCTGCGGGCCGGCCGCACCGACGCGCTGGTCGACGAGCTCTACCTGGCCGCCGAGACCGACCTGTCGGCCGTCGTCGGCCAGGTCGACGTGGTCGAGCCGGCGTTCCTGGTGATCGACTCGGTCCAGACGATGGCGCACCCGGAGGTCGACGGCGCCCCCGGCGGCGTCACCCAGGTCCGCGAGGTGACCGGCGCGCTGGTCCGGCTCGCCAAGGAGCGCAACATCGCCGTCGTCCTGGTCGGCCACGTCACCAAGGACGGTGCGATCGCCGGACCACGCATGCTCGAGCACCTGGTCGACGTCGTGCTGGCCTTCGACGGCGACCGGCACTCCGGCTTCCGGATGGTCCGCGCGACCAAGAACCGGTTCGGTCCGTCCGACGAGGTCGGCTGCTTCGACATGGTCGACACCGGCATCGTCGAGGTCAGCGACCCGACCGGGCTGTTCGTGTCCGAGCACTCCGAGCCGGTGGCCGGCACCTGCGTCACGGTGATGATGGAGGGCCGCCGCCCGCTGCTGGCCGAGGTCCAGGCCCTGGTCGGTCCGTCCGCGGCGCCGCAGCCCCGACGGACGACGTCCGGGCTCGAGTCGTCGCGGGTGGCGATGGTGCTGGCCGTGCTCGGCAACCGGGCGGGTCTCAAGCTGACCGACCAGGAGGTGTACGTCGCGACCGTCGGCGGGGTGAAGATCACCGAGCCGGTGGCCGACCTCGCGGTGGCGATCGCAGTCGCCTCCTCGGTCACCGACAAGCCGATCCATCCCGGCCTGATCGCGATCGGCGAGGTCGGCCTGGCCGGCGAGGTGCGCCGGGTCGGCGGGCTGGAGAAGCGACTGGCCGAGGCGGCCCGGCTCGGCTTCACCAAGGCGATCGTGCCCGCCGACGTGCCGAACCGGAGCAAGGACCTCAAGCCGCTGGACATGCAGGCCAAGTACGGCCTGCGCATCTTCGCCGCCGGCGACATCCGCGCCGCCATGCACGCCGCCGGCATTCTCTGA
- a CDS encoding dihydrofolate reductase family protein, with protein MAKILHYVHSSLDGFIEGPHGEFDWPQMGPDLSAHGIGLNEQVGTFLYGRVVWEMMSGFWPQAESISDHPHDLEFAPIWRRMPKVVVSSTLRDADWNTTVVGSVAEVAKLKQQAGGDILLSGGSTLAAALTAEGLIDEYHVVVHPVLLGGGKRLFPEGQSRRPLRLVESRLLDERAVLTVHAPAES; from the coding sequence ATGGCCAAGATCCTCCACTACGTGCACAGCTCGCTCGACGGCTTCATCGAGGGCCCTCACGGCGAGTTCGACTGGCCGCAGATGGGGCCCGACCTGTCGGCGCACGGCATCGGCCTCAACGAGCAGGTCGGCACGTTCCTGTACGGCCGGGTGGTGTGGGAGATGATGTCGGGCTTCTGGCCGCAGGCCGAGTCGATCTCGGACCACCCGCACGACCTGGAGTTCGCGCCGATCTGGCGGCGGATGCCGAAGGTGGTCGTCTCCAGCACGCTGCGGGACGCCGACTGGAACACGACGGTCGTCGGATCGGTCGCGGAGGTGGCGAAGCTCAAGCAGCAAGCGGGCGGGGACATCCTGCTGTCCGGAGGCTCGACCCTGGCGGCGGCGCTGACCGCCGAAGGGCTGATCGACGAGTACCACGTCGTGGTGCACCCGGTGCTGCTCGGCGGCGGCAAGCGGCTTTTCCCCGAGGGGCAGTCCCGCCGCCCGCTCCGGCTGGTCGAGTCGCGGCTGCTCGACGAGCGTGCGGTGCTCACCGTGCACGCGCCGGCGGAGAGCTGA
- a CDS encoding beta-ketoacyl-ACP synthase III, translating into MTGSRVVALGHYQPERVLTNDELATMVDTNDEWIQSRVGIRERRVAAPDEQVDEMAWRAAEKAIANAGLDKAEIDYVIVATCTAIDRSPNIAARVAARLGLGHPAALDLNTACSGFSHALATADHAIRAGAAGKALVIGVEKLTDFTDWTDRTTCVLVGDGAGAAVVVASDEPEIGPVVWGSVPEMSDAVRIEGRDGKFAQAGQSVFRWTTTQLPVIAQQVCEKGGVTPEQLGGVVLHQANLRIIDPLAKRLGAVNAVVARDVIESGNTSAASIPIALSKLIERREIPAGAPVLLFGFGGGLSYAGQIIRCP; encoded by the coding sequence ATGACCGGATCCAGAGTTGTCGCCCTCGGCCACTACCAGCCGGAGCGGGTGCTCACCAACGACGAACTGGCCACGATGGTCGACACCAACGACGAGTGGATCCAGAGCCGGGTCGGCATCCGCGAGCGCCGGGTCGCCGCACCCGACGAGCAGGTCGACGAGATGGCCTGGCGGGCCGCCGAGAAGGCGATCGCGAACGCGGGCCTGGACAAGGCCGAGATCGACTACGTGATCGTCGCCACCTGTACGGCGATCGACCGCTCGCCCAACATCGCGGCCCGGGTCGCCGCCCGGCTCGGCCTCGGCCACCCGGCCGCCCTCGACCTGAACACCGCCTGCTCCGGCTTCAGCCACGCGCTCGCGACCGCCGACCACGCGATCCGCGCCGGCGCGGCCGGCAAGGCGCTGGTGATCGGCGTCGAGAAGCTGACCGACTTCACCGACTGGACCGACCGGACGACCTGCGTGCTGGTCGGCGACGGCGCCGGCGCGGCCGTGGTGGTGGCCAGTGACGAGCCGGAGATCGGCCCGGTGGTGTGGGGATCGGTGCCGGAGATGTCGGACGCGGTCCGGATCGAGGGCCGCGACGGCAAGTTCGCCCAGGCCGGGCAGAGCGTCTTCCGGTGGACCACCACCCAGCTGCCGGTGATCGCCCAGCAGGTCTGCGAGAAGGGCGGCGTGACCCCCGAGCAGCTCGGCGGCGTCGTCCTGCACCAGGCCAACCTGCGCATCATCGACCCGCTGGCCAAGCGCCTCGGCGCGGTCAACGCGGTGGTCGCCCGGGACGTGATCGAGTCCGGCAACACCTCGGCCGCGAGCATCCCGATCGCGCTGTCCAAGCTGATCGAACGGCGCGAGATCCCCGCCGGCGCCCCGGTGCTGCTGTTCGGCTTCGGCGGCGGCCTTTCGTACGCCGGCCAGATCATCCGCTGCCCCTGA